A stretch of the Luteimonas sp. JM171 genome encodes the following:
- a CDS encoding UDP-N-acetylglucosamine--N-acetylmuramyl-(pentapeptide) pyrophosphoryl-undecaprenol N-acetylglucosamine transferase, whose protein sequence is MTGSDDSRRGGTIALAAGGTGGHLFPAEALARELMARGHPVVIHTERRGAAYASALQGIEHVVLPARSLAGGVAGKAKAALAIGLAASRARTDLRRRGAALMVGFGGYPSFAPALAAKSLGLPLLLHEQATRLSMANRQLLRMADGVATSFAEVAGLEGFDPAKVWQTGNPVRQSILDARGDYPPFGEGEPLRLLVVGGSQSAQVFGEVVPPALLALDPGVRRRLQVSLQYRGEDAGEIGARLALAGIDADVRPFFEDMGARLRAAHLLIARAGATTAADLLVVGRPAIFVPIPHGGSREEQRRNAETLAAAGVGWCVPEPELTPEALTGLLAELFASPTRLPQAARAAAALGRPDAAALLADAVERLLPG, encoded by the coding sequence ATGACCGGCTCAGACGACAGCCGCCGCGGCGGCACCATTGCATTGGCGGCCGGCGGCACCGGCGGCCACCTGTTCCCGGCCGAGGCCCTGGCGCGCGAACTGATGGCGCGCGGGCATCCGGTGGTGATCCACACCGAGCGCCGCGGCGCCGCCTACGCGTCGGCGCTCCAGGGCATCGAGCACGTGGTGCTGCCGGCCCGCTCGCTGGCCGGCGGCGTGGCCGGCAAGGCGAAGGCGGCCCTGGCGATCGGCCTGGCGGCATCGCGGGCGCGGACGGACCTGCGCCGGCGCGGCGCGGCGTTGATGGTGGGCTTTGGCGGCTACCCGAGCTTCGCCCCGGCCCTGGCGGCCAAATCGCTGGGCCTGCCGCTGCTGCTGCACGAACAGGCCACGCGATTGAGCATGGCCAACCGGCAGCTGCTGCGCATGGCCGATGGCGTCGCCACCTCGTTTGCGGAGGTTGCCGGGTTGGAGGGCTTTGATCCGGCCAAGGTCTGGCAGACGGGCAACCCGGTGCGCCAATCGATCCTCGATGCCCGCGGGGACTATCCGCCGTTTGGCGAGGGCGAACCGCTGCGGCTGCTGGTGGTGGGAGGCAGCCAGAGCGCCCAGGTGTTCGGGGAGGTGGTGCCGCCGGCGCTGCTGGCGCTGGACCCGGGCGTGCGCCGGCGGCTGCAGGTCTCGCTGCAGTACCGGGGCGAGGACGCCGGCGAAATCGGCGCGCGCCTGGCGCTGGCCGGCATCGATGCCGACGTGCGCCCGTTCTTCGAGGACATGGGCGCGCGGCTGCGCGCTGCGCACCTGCTGATCGCGCGCGCGGGGGCAACGACCGCGGCCGACCTGCTGGTGGTGGGGCGGCCCGCGATCTTCGTGCCGATCCCGCACGGAGGTTCGCGTGAGGAGCAGCGGCGCAACGCGGAAACCCTCGCTGCCGCAGGGGTTGGCTGGTGCGTGCCCGAGCCGGAGCTGACGCCCGAAGCGTTGACGGGGCTGCTGGCGGAGCTGTTTGCCTCACCCACGCGGCTCCCACAGGCCGCTCGCGCGGCGGCTGCCCTGGGCAGGCCGGACGCGGCCGCGCTGCTGGCTGATGCGGTGGAGCGCCTGCTGCCCGGATGA
- a CDS encoding malonic semialdehyde reductase, giving the protein MSQPLSDPAFDQLFRTARTYNRFSGEIDDATIHQLYELLKWGPTSANQSPARFVFVRSPEAKAKLEPALDEGNRAKTMEAPVTVIVAHDLEFHEKLPYLFPHTDAKAWFDGPQEGREEHAFRNGTLQGAYLIIAARALGLDTGPMTGFNAAMVDDTFFKGTSIRSNFLVNLGKGDPSSIFERSPRLPFDEACRIE; this is encoded by the coding sequence ATGAGCCAACCCTTGTCCGATCCAGCGTTCGACCAGCTCTTCCGCACTGCCCGGACCTACAACCGGTTCAGCGGCGAGATCGATGACGCCACCATCCACCAGCTCTACGAGCTGCTCAAGTGGGGGCCGACCAGCGCCAACCAGTCCCCGGCACGGTTCGTGTTCGTGCGCTCGCCGGAGGCCAAGGCCAAGCTGGAGCCGGCGCTGGACGAGGGCAACCGGGCCAAGACCATGGAAGCGCCGGTCACGGTGATCGTGGCGCACGACCTCGAGTTCCACGAAAAGCTGCCCTACCTGTTCCCCCACACCGATGCGAAGGCCTGGTTCGACGGCCCCCAGGAGGGGCGCGAGGAGCATGCCTTCCGCAACGGCACACTGCAGGGCGCGTACCTGATCATCGCCGCGCGCGCGCTCGGCCTGGACACCGGCCCCATGACCGGTTTCAACGCGGCGATGGTGGACGACACCTTCTTCAAGGGCACGTCCATCCGTTCCAACTTCCTCGTCAACCTGGGCAAGGGGGATCCGTCGAGCATCTTCGAGCGTTCGCCCAGGCTGCCGTTTGACGAGGCCTGCCGCATCGAGTGA
- a CDS encoding amidohydrolase family protein: protein MHPSLLEGAARHPGVRMVAALLGLVLAACGTRAELPAGQAPVPAVTGTDAIAFVGVNVVPMDSHRVLEDHTVVVRNGRIESVAGDASQVPAGAQRIDGEGRWLMPGLAEMHGHVPGPDDPQYAGDMLFLYVSNGVTTVRNMAGHAYHLELRERIESGDLMGPTLFAASPWLTPETAGTPEAAAQAVRDYQAQGFDLLKIGTINPASYAAMAEAAHEVGMPFGGHIPAEVGLVGALDARQTSIDHYDRYVEFLVPDDADTGDAEPGFFGSGWVHLADRGRIPEAIERTLAADTWNVPTLSLVEHLASDTPAEEMIAWPEMRYMPRRVRDGWVEAKHRFQARDDFQPGAAQALVELRRELTRALHAAGAPIALGSDAPQFFNVPGFSIHHELRMMVAAGLTPYEVLVTGTRAPAHYFGTPGAFGTVEPGRRADLVLLEANPLEDVANVQRRVGVMVRGQWLPEAQIQARLERIAATAE, encoded by the coding sequence ATGCACCCATCCCTCCTGGAAGGCGCGGCGCGACACCCGGGAGTCCGCATGGTGGCGGCCTTGCTCGGACTGGTCCTGGCTGCTTGCGGCACCCGGGCCGAACTCCCCGCGGGCCAGGCGCCCGTGCCTGCCGTCACCGGGACCGACGCCATTGCCTTCGTGGGGGTCAACGTCGTGCCGATGGACAGCCATCGCGTGCTCGAGGACCACACGGTGGTGGTGCGCAACGGACGCATCGAGTCCGTGGCCGGGGATGCGTCGCAGGTGCCTGCCGGCGCGCAGCGCATTGACGGTGAAGGGCGCTGGCTGATGCCGGGCCTGGCCGAGATGCACGGGCACGTGCCCGGCCCGGACGATCCGCAATACGCCGGGGACATGCTGTTCCTGTACGTCTCCAACGGCGTGACCACCGTGCGCAACATGGCTGGCCACGCGTACCACCTGGAGCTGCGCGAACGCATCGAATCCGGCGACCTGATGGGCCCGACGCTGTTCGCGGCGAGCCCGTGGCTCACCCCGGAGACTGCCGGCACGCCGGAAGCCGCCGCGCAGGCGGTGCGCGATTACCAGGCGCAGGGCTTCGACCTGCTCAAGATCGGCACGATCAACCCGGCTTCCTACGCGGCGATGGCGGAGGCCGCGCATGAAGTCGGAATGCCCTTCGGCGGCCACATCCCGGCCGAAGTCGGCCTGGTGGGCGCGCTGGATGCCCGCCAGACCTCGATCGACCACTACGACCGCTATGTGGAATTCCTGGTGCCCGACGACGCCGATACCGGGGACGCCGAGCCGGGCTTCTTCGGCAGCGGCTGGGTTCACCTGGCCGATCGTGGACGCATCCCCGAAGCCATCGAACGCACCCTCGCGGCGGACACCTGGAACGTGCCCACGCTGAGCCTGGTCGAGCATCTGGCCTCGGACACGCCCGCGGAGGAGATGATCGCCTGGCCGGAAATGCGCTACATGCCGCGCCGGGTGCGCGACGGCTGGGTGGAGGCCAAGCACCGCTTCCAGGCCCGCGACGACTTCCAGCCTGGTGCGGCGCAGGCCCTGGTGGAACTGCGCCGGGAGCTGACCCGCGCGCTGCACGCCGCCGGCGCGCCGATCGCACTGGGATCCGACGCCCCGCAGTTCTTCAACGTGCCCGGCTTCTCGATCCATCACGAGCTGCGGATGATGGTGGCCGCGGGCCTGACGCCCTACGAAGTGCTGGTCACCGGCACGCGCGCGCCGGCGCACTACTTCGGCACGCCCGGGGCGTTCGGAACGGTCGAGCCGGGGCGTCGCGCCGACCTGGTCCTGCTGGAGGCCAACCCGCTGGAGGACGTGGCCAACGTGCAGCGCCGCGTCGGGGTGATGGTGCGCGGCCAATGGCTGCCTGAAGCACAGATCCAGGCGCGGCTGGAGCGGATCGCGGCGACCGCGGAGTGA
- the glnE gene encoding bifunctional [glutamate--ammonia ligase]-adenylyl-L-tyrosine phosphorylase/[glutamate--ammonia-ligase] adenylyltransferase, producing MEQDRPEATLETLAARALERLRAALGDQAGALDAPDAADRVRRVAIASDFAVDTLVRQPALLLDLLADDGARRRPAPDLEPGAAQEWPRLLRLYRTAESTRLVWRDVLGLDGIDATLEGSTRLADTCLRLGHDALEAQFAGRHGVVRDAEGHGVRMVVFALGKLGGQELNFSSDVDLVYAYPRAGESDGPRPLAAEQYFTRLGQALAKLLDEATADGFCHRVDLRLRPFGGAGRIVLSFAAMEHYFHTEGRDWERYAWQKARPVAGDIAAGESFLRQLEPFVYRRYLDYGALDGLRGMKASIAAEVARKDLDDDIKRGRGGIREVEFLAQVLQLIRGGREPALREPRLQPALEALAAARHIPRDSAHALCQAYRFMRRLENRLQMLRDAQVHELPRDPLERLRIASGLGHAGWEPLVAELDGHRAAVAHEFDALLAQRSEKPRVDSDISAYWRALPEAGDAQVLAAAGFGDAAAVDSALRDFVRSPSVRDLSDQARARLDRVMPVLLQASAPADRPLQAVRRLLAVVQNILRRTAYLALLDEQPSALERLIDLVTRSAFLAERVASHPLLLDELLDARAEGPLPDRALFSRACAPALRHQDLEQALFVLNETRQALSFRIGLAVLDARLPAREAARQLAWLADAVVEVVVELARRELRATRGDLAGARFAVIGYGSLGGEELSVGSDLDLVFLYDAPPGAQSDGERPLDAQRWFARLAQKLVSLLGTVTGPGRLYEVDVRLRPDGASGLLVSSLASYDEYQRVRAWTWEHQALVRARCVAGDHSLCADFERVRERALARRRDRDRLREDISGMRARMRAELDRSQDGRFDLKHGAGGLTDLEFLLQYLVLWQAYVHPGLLVPRATPALLDAAGAAGLLGPDCVEGLRDAHATLSGLALACSLDRRSRLVPDTAPLRTARAAIGEACRAHGLVFD from the coding sequence ATGGAGCAGGACCGCCCGGAAGCCACGCTTGAAACCCTGGCCGCGCGCGCGCTGGAGCGCCTGCGCGCGGCGCTTGGCGACCAGGCCGGCGCGCTGGACGCCCCCGATGCCGCCGACCGGGTCCGCCGGGTGGCGATTGCCAGCGATTTCGCCGTTGACACCCTGGTCCGCCAGCCCGCCCTGCTGCTTGATCTGCTGGCGGACGACGGAGCCAGGCGCCGGCCCGCCCCGGACCTGGAGCCCGGCGCGGCCCAGGAGTGGCCGCGCCTGCTGCGCCTGTACCGCACCGCTGAATCCACCCGCCTGGTGTGGCGCGACGTGCTGGGCCTGGACGGGATCGACGCGACCCTGGAGGGGAGCACGCGGCTGGCCGACACCTGCCTGCGCCTGGGGCACGACGCGCTTGAAGCGCAGTTCGCCGGGCGCCACGGCGTGGTGCGGGACGCGGAGGGTCACGGCGTGCGGATGGTGGTGTTCGCGCTGGGCAAGCTCGGCGGCCAGGAGCTGAACTTCAGTTCCGACGTCGACCTCGTCTATGCGTATCCGCGGGCCGGCGAGAGCGATGGCCCGCGCCCGCTGGCCGCCGAGCAATACTTCACGCGGCTCGGGCAGGCGCTGGCCAAGCTGCTGGACGAAGCCACCGCCGACGGTTTCTGCCACCGGGTGGACCTGCGCCTGCGTCCCTTTGGCGGCGCCGGGAGGATCGTACTCAGCTTCGCCGCCATGGAGCACTACTTCCACACCGAAGGGCGCGACTGGGAGCGTTACGCCTGGCAGAAAGCGCGGCCGGTGGCCGGTGACATCGCCGCCGGGGAGTCGTTTCTCAGGCAGCTCGAACCCTTCGTCTACCGTCGCTACCTCGATTACGGCGCGCTCGACGGCCTGCGCGGCATGAAGGCCTCGATCGCGGCGGAGGTGGCGCGCAAGGACCTGGACGACGACATCAAGCGCGGACGCGGCGGCATCCGCGAGGTGGAGTTCCTGGCCCAGGTGCTGCAGCTGATCCGCGGCGGCCGCGAACCCGCCCTGCGCGAGCCGCGCCTGCAGCCGGCGCTGGAGGCGCTGGCGGCGGCGCGGCACATTCCCCGGGACAGCGCGCATGCGCTGTGCCAGGCCTATCGCTTCATGCGCCGGCTGGAAAACCGCCTGCAGATGCTGCGCGACGCGCAGGTGCATGAGCTTCCGCGCGATCCGCTGGAGCGGCTGCGGATCGCGTCCGGGCTGGGCCATGCGGGCTGGGAGCCGCTGGTGGCCGAACTGGACGGGCACCGGGCCGCGGTAGCGCACGAGTTCGATGCCCTGCTTGCCCAGCGCAGCGAGAAGCCGCGGGTGGACAGCGACATCAGCGCCTATTGGCGGGCGCTGCCTGAAGCCGGTGACGCCCAGGTGCTTGCGGCAGCCGGGTTCGGAGACGCCGCGGCGGTGGATTCGGCGCTGCGTGATTTCGTGCGCTCGCCCAGCGTGCGCGATCTTTCCGACCAGGCCCGTGCACGCCTGGACCGGGTGATGCCGGTGCTGCTGCAGGCCAGCGCGCCCGCCGACCGCCCGCTGCAGGCGGTGCGGCGACTGCTTGCCGTGGTGCAGAACATCCTGCGCCGCACAGCCTACCTGGCGCTCCTGGACGAGCAGCCCAGCGCCCTGGAGCGACTGATCGACCTGGTGACCCGCAGCGCGTTCCTGGCCGAGCGGGTGGCTTCCCACCCGCTGCTGCTCGACGAGCTGCTCGATGCCAGGGCCGAAGGCCCGCTGCCTGACCGGGCGCTGTTCTCACGCGCCTGCGCGCCGGCCCTGCGCCACCAGGACCTGGAGCAGGCGCTGTTCGTGCTCAACGAGACCCGGCAGGCCCTGAGCTTCCGGATCGGACTGGCGGTGCTGGATGCGCGGCTGCCGGCGCGCGAGGCCGCGCGACAGCTGGCGTGGCTGGCCGATGCGGTGGTGGAGGTCGTGGTGGAGCTGGCCCGCCGCGAACTGCGGGCGACCCGCGGCGACCTCGCGGGCGCGCGCTTTGCCGTGATCGGCTACGGCAGCCTGGGGGGCGAGGAGCTCAGCGTCGGCTCCGATCTGGACCTGGTGTTCCTCTACGATGCGCCGCCCGGTGCGCAGTCGGACGGGGAGCGGCCGCTGGATGCGCAGCGCTGGTTCGCGCGCCTGGCGCAGAAGCTGGTGTCGCTGCTGGGCACCGTGACCGGGCCTGGCCGCCTGTACGAGGTCGACGTGCGGCTGCGCCCCGACGGCGCCAGCGGCCTGCTGGTGTCCTCGCTTGCCAGCTATGACGAATACCAGCGCGTGCGTGCCTGGACCTGGGAGCACCAGGCGCTGGTTCGCGCGCGCTGCGTGGCCGGGGACCACAGCCTGTGCGCGGACTTCGAACGCGTGCGCGAGCGCGCGCTTGCCCGGCGGCGCGACCGGGACCGCCTGCGCGAGGACATCTCCGGGATGCGCGCGAGGATGCGCGCGGAGCTGGATCGGAGCCAGGACGGCCGCTTCGACCTCAAGCACGGAGCCGGGGGTCTCACCGACCTGGAATTCCTGCTCCAGTACCTGGTGCTCTGGCAGGCCTATGTCCACCCTGGGCTGCTTGTGCCGCGCGCCACGCCGGCCCTGCTGGACGCGGCGGGCGCGGCCGGCCTGCTCGGCCCGGACTGCGTGGAGGGGCTGCGTGATGCCCACGCCACCCTGTCGGGCCTCGCCCTGGCCTGCAGCCTGGACCGGCGTTCGCGCCTGGTGCCCGACACCGCGCCCCTGCGGACCGCCAGGGCCGCCATCGGCGAGGCATGCCGGGCGCACGGGCTGGTGTTCGACTGA
- a CDS encoding LysM peptidoglycan-binding domain-containing protein, with amino-acid sequence MTIHAIHDGGYASLPQPSRNESTHTVAPAESLTDIANRYGVGVQDIIKANPSIQNPDMVYPQQELTIPPRVSDDPSVSVSNDGSIGVSNRTTETTTTTSENGTVDKSSTSASGGISVNPDKGTITLSGGLSFSESVTNAKGYGVSFSAGGNASVTGGGNTEDGVTTWQLSSDVSIFIKGGVNTPQAGLEIGRTEGIRTSYSVAMPEDSAVDPLSINPFDPSTMPEGTVVTMDGSQYTTNEFKATFKKLAAETRVTDETGVSTAIERTGEDTVRVTAGPTEAIKAYNGVGVDFKVASVMLGRNDSLSEATLKTAEFDLSTAEGLAAYNDFLATGTLPSDNGDGVDGVATIEKLDYSSQSQLSGKLGPLKLTLDGAENTGNMVMTTHADGTVERSVDLQYSGNVPMNISQRWDAEGNEIASERIYSYDIQVDGQNEQLLNAALTGGVTQADSGPVESGQTITLSFTEEQMAALAGQTLSAVENGAHMDLGHLLGYMEPDGSYPEPDAWDFALALGRNLGNDDYGLSQRLFTISDGSTVEGFGDRDFAPVEARVSVHG; translated from the coding sequence ATGACCATCCACGCCATCCACGACGGCGGCTACGCTTCGCTGCCGCAGCCTTCGCGCAACGAGAGCACCCACACCGTTGCACCGGCCGAAAGCCTGACCGACATCGCCAACCGCTATGGGGTGGGCGTGCAGGACATCATCAAGGCCAATCCGTCGATCCAGAACCCGGACATGGTGTACCCGCAGCAGGAGCTGACGATCCCGCCGCGGGTCAGCGACGATCCGAGCGTGAGCGTCTCCAACGACGGCAGCATCGGGGTCTCCAACCGCACCACGGAAACCACCACCACGACGTCGGAAAACGGCACCGTCGACAAGTCCTCCACCTCGGCCAGCGGCGGCATCAGCGTCAACCCCGACAAGGGCACCATCACCCTCTCGGGCGGTCTGTCCTTCAGCGAGTCGGTCACCAACGCCAAGGGCTATGGCGTGAGCTTCAGCGCCGGCGGCAACGCTTCGGTCACCGGGGGCGGCAACACCGAAGACGGGGTGACCACCTGGCAGCTCTCCTCCGACGTCTCGATCTTCATCAAGGGCGGGGTGAACACGCCGCAGGCGGGGCTGGAGATCGGGCGTACCGAAGGCATCCGCACGTCGTACTCGGTGGCCATGCCCGAGGACAGCGCCGTCGATCCGCTGTCGATCAATCCCTTCGATCCCTCCACGATGCCCGAAGGCACCGTGGTGACCATGGACGGCTCGCAGTACACCACCAATGAATTCAAGGCGACCTTCAAGAAGCTGGCCGCCGAGACCAGGGTCACCGACGAGACCGGGGTGAGCACCGCGATCGAGCGCACCGGCGAGGACACCGTGCGCGTGACCGCCGGTCCGACCGAGGCCATCAAGGCGTACAACGGCGTGGGCGTGGACTTCAAGGTGGCCAGCGTGATGCTCGGCCGCAACGACAGCCTGTCGGAAGCGACCCTCAAGACCGCCGAGTTCGACCTGTCCACCGCGGAAGGCCTGGCCGCCTACAACGACTTCCTCGCCACCGGGACCTTGCCGTCCGACAACGGCGACGGCGTGGATGGCGTGGCCACCATCGAGAAGCTCGACTACAGCTCGCAGTCGCAGCTCTCGGGCAAGCTCGGGCCGCTCAAGCTGACCCTGGACGGGGCGGAGAACACCGGCAACATGGTGATGACCACGCATGCCGACGGCACCGTGGAGCGCAGCGTGGACCTGCAGTACTCGGGCAACGTGCCGATGAACATCAGCCAGCGCTGGGACGCCGAGGGCAACGAGATCGCCAGCGAGCGCATCTACAGCTACGACATCCAGGTGGACGGGCAGAACGAGCAGCTGCTCAACGCCGCGCTGACGGGCGGCGTCACGCAGGCGGACAGCGGCCCGGTCGAATCCGGCCAGACGATCACGCTGTCGTTCACCGAAGAGCAGATGGCCGCCCTGGCTGGCCAGACCCTCTCGGCGGTGGAAAACGGGGCCCACATGGACCTCGGCCACCTGCTTGGCTACATGGAGCCGGACGGCAGCTATCCGGAGCCTGATGCTTGGGATTTCGCCTTGGCGCTTGGCCGCAATCTTGGCAATGACGATTACGGCCTGAGCCAGCGCCTCTTCACCATCTCCGATGGCAGCACCGTGGAAGGTTTTGGTGACCGCGACTTCGCGCCCGTTGAGGCCCGGGTCAGCGTCCACGGCTGA
- a CDS encoding NAD(P)/FAD-dependent oxidoreductase produces the protein MSAPRDDVLVIGGGHNGLVCAAYLAGAGLRVRVLERRGIVGGAAVTEEFHPGFRNSIASYTVSLLNPQVIADLRLAEHGLQVVERPFANFLPLPGGQAFRLGGDGTQAEMAKWSTRDAGRLPDYFAMLERVVAVLRVLMTRAPPNVSDRFVLADWLASYAVARQLKGLDMRGRRDLLDMFTKSAGEILDAWFESDPLKAALGWDSIVGNFSSPYTPGSAYVLLHHVFGEVNGKSGTWGHAIGGMGAITRAMEKECLARGVVIETDAAVARVLVEQGRAVGVVLEDGRELQARTVVSNLNPKLLYTRLVDRAHLDDDVARRIERYRCGSGTFRMNVALSELPDFTAAPGTALQPHHQSGILVGHSLRYFEQAYFDAKSKEHNPGWAREPVVELVISSTLDDTLAPAGQHVASLFCQHVHPDVDGGWDAHRDTVARLMIDTVDQVAPNFAASVLGWEALSPLDLERRFGLLGGDIFHGALALDQLFSARPVLGQGSYRGALQGLYLCGSGTHPGGGVTGLPGRNAAGAILRDLGRRPRPSS, from the coding sequence ATGAGCGCGCCCCGCGACGATGTGCTGGTGATTGGCGGCGGCCACAACGGCCTGGTCTGCGCCGCTTACCTGGCCGGCGCGGGGCTGCGGGTGCGGGTGCTCGAGCGGCGCGGGATCGTCGGCGGCGCGGCGGTGACGGAGGAGTTCCATCCGGGCTTTCGCAACTCGATCGCCAGCTACACCGTCAGCCTGCTCAATCCGCAGGTGATCGCCGACCTGCGCCTGGCCGAACACGGCCTGCAGGTGGTCGAACGGCCGTTCGCCAACTTCCTGCCGTTGCCGGGCGGGCAGGCGTTCCGCCTGGGCGGCGATGGCACGCAGGCCGAGATGGCCAAATGGTCCACTCGCGACGCCGGGCGGCTGCCGGATTATTTCGCCATGCTCGAGCGGGTGGTGGCGGTGCTGCGCGTGCTGATGACCCGTGCGCCGCCCAACGTGTCCGACCGCTTCGTGCTCGCCGACTGGCTGGCCTCGTACGCGGTGGCCCGGCAGCTGAAGGGGCTGGACATGCGGGGTCGGCGCGACCTCCTCGACATGTTCACCAAATCCGCGGGCGAGATACTCGATGCCTGGTTCGAATCCGATCCGCTGAAGGCGGCGCTGGGCTGGGATTCGATCGTCGGCAACTTCTCCAGTCCTTACACGCCGGGTTCGGCGTACGTGCTGCTGCACCACGTGTTCGGCGAGGTCAACGGCAAGTCCGGCACCTGGGGCCATGCGATCGGCGGCATGGGCGCGATCACCCGGGCAATGGAAAAGGAGTGCCTCGCCCGCGGGGTGGTGATTGAGACCGATGCCGCGGTTGCGCGGGTGCTGGTCGAGCAGGGCCGCGCGGTGGGCGTCGTGCTGGAGGACGGGCGCGAGCTGCAGGCGCGGACCGTCGTTTCCAATCTCAACCCGAAGCTCCTGTACACCCGGCTGGTGGATCGCGCCCACCTGGACGACGACGTCGCCCGGCGGATCGAGCGCTACCGCTGCGGCTCGGGCACCTTCCGCATGAACGTGGCGCTGTCGGAGCTGCCGGATTTCACCGCCGCGCCGGGCACTGCGCTGCAGCCGCATCACCAGAGCGGGATCCTGGTGGGCCATTCGCTGCGCTACTTCGAGCAGGCGTATTTCGACGCGAAGTCGAAGGAGCACAACCCCGGCTGGGCCCGCGAGCCGGTGGTGGAACTGGTGATCTCCTCGACCCTGGATGACACCCTGGCGCCTGCGGGACAGCACGTGGCCAGCCTGTTCTGCCAGCACGTGCACCCGGACGTCGATGGCGGCTGGGATGCCCACCGCGACACCGTCGCCAGGCTGATGATCGACACCGTTGACCAGGTGGCGCCCAACTTCGCCGCCAGCGTGTTGGGCTGGGAGGCGCTTTCGCCGCTCGACCTGGAGCGCCGCTTCGGCCTGCTGGGCGGCGACATCTTCCACGGCGCGCTCGCGCTCGACCAGCTGTTCTCCGCCCGCCCGGTGCTGGGGCAGGGCAGCTATCGCGGCGCGCTGCAGGGTCTTTACCTGTGCGGCTCGGGCACCCATCCCGGGGGTGGGGTCACCGGCCTGCCGGGCCGGAACGCCGCTGGGGCGATCCTGCGCGACCTCGGCCGTCGACCGCGGCCATCGTCATGA
- a CDS encoding mitochondrial fission ELM1 family protein codes for MGTAWTLTDGHAGNLRQALSLAVALGHESARNWLLAPRAPWRWAAPRRVPGASAAFGRGFATALRQEPPALAIGCGRQAALATRLAREAGARAVQILDPRIDPAHWDLVIAPEHDGLSGANVLTPLGSLNPVDEGWLAAGRADFPQLAMLPRPRIALLLGGSSPHARFDRAAFDEMAETVSGVLADGGSVLATASRRTDPEVSAALRARMDAGDGSGWAGVAWTGEGDGPNPYPGLLGWADRIVCTPDSVNMISEACATWAPVFVFDPKGTRGRPRRFLDALLARGRIRPLDASLAPFEAEPLRETARIAAQVRERLSASG; via the coding sequence ATTGGAACAGCTTGGACGCTGACCGACGGGCATGCCGGCAACCTCAGGCAGGCGCTATCGCTTGCCGTCGCCCTGGGCCACGAATCCGCCCGCAACTGGCTGCTGGCGCCGCGCGCGCCTTGGCGCTGGGCGGCGCCGCGTCGCGTCCCCGGCGCATCCGCTGCGTTTGGCCGCGGCTTCGCCACCGCCCTGCGACAGGAACCACCGGCGCTGGCGATCGGCTGTGGCCGGCAGGCCGCGCTGGCAACGCGGCTGGCCCGGGAAGCGGGCGCGAGGGCGGTGCAGATCCTCGATCCGCGCATTGATCCCGCCCACTGGGACCTGGTGATCGCGCCGGAGCACGACGGCCTGTCCGGCGCCAACGTGCTTACCCCACTGGGGAGCCTGAACCCCGTGGACGAAGGCTGGCTCGCAGCCGGGCGCGCCGACTTCCCCCAGCTGGCGATGCTGCCGCGCCCGCGCATCGCCCTGCTGCTGGGCGGCAGCAGCCCGCATGCGCGCTTCGACCGTGCCGCCTTCGATGAGATGGCCGAGACGGTCTCCGGCGTGCTGGCCGACGGCGGCAGCGTGCTGGCTACGGCCTCGCGCCGCACCGATCCGGAAGTCTCGGCCGCCCTGCGCGCGCGCATGGACGCGGGCGACGGAAGCGGCTGGGCCGGCGTGGCCTGGACCGGCGAAGGCGATGGCCCCAACCCCTACCCCGGCCTGCTCGGCTGGGCTGACCGCATCGTGTGCACGCCGGACTCGGTGAACATGATTTCCGAGGCCTGTGCCACATGGGCTCCGGTATTCGTCTTTGATCCCAAAGGCACCCGCGGCCGCCCGCGCCGGTTCCTCGATGCGCTGCTTGCGCGCGGGCGCATCCGCCCGCTGGACGCGAGCCTGGCCCCGTTCGAGGCCGAGCCCCTGCGGGAAACGGCGCGCATCGCCGCGCAGGTGCGCGAGCGGCTCAGCGCGTCGGGCTGA